A single Pseudomonas sp. DC1.2 DNA region contains:
- a CDS encoding PIG-L deacetylase family protein — MSRKQLLLKRHRRNKRIGLLIALALLIIVGVLVAWWLPLVLAVLGWVAHEAWFADHLFYSPKDDYQYRFAPYTQQPKVHLVGEHLRLDEGVMLVDDATLILALRVKSTWLGRFIDPVVELLGGNHPDRQTFERGVNGLRYLNLSGQAHVLSKGELRLRGRFCRLLGEPVLWAFEQPDYHRQRVMVIAPHADDAELAAYGLYSQADEAWIVTLTAGEIEAEHYQQMGLSQVEAARLKGRLRAWDSIAVPRWAGVPQSNCVQLGYFCLQLAAMQAAPTQPMGSREAQLGDTRLFRQLNPFTLPGDADGAPTWNNLLADLRELLLRARPDVIVLPHPTLDPHPDHICAQQAVVEALRGLEWQPTLLGYANHLHDNDRWPMGDAGQGVALPPAFDSTVMMQPCCLSLSVELQRDKAMALGMMHDLQPPMPFKRRLRRMIQRLLARRQPSLYGENEFFRKAVRRHELLWLLNYGEILRQAELKHNAA, encoded by the coding sequence ATGAGCCGCAAACAGCTACTGCTCAAGCGTCACCGTCGCAACAAGCGCATCGGGCTGCTGATCGCGCTGGCGCTGCTGATTATCGTCGGCGTGCTGGTGGCCTGGTGGTTGCCGCTGGTACTTGCGGTGTTGGGGTGGGTCGCCCATGAGGCGTGGTTTGCCGATCACTTGTTCTATTCGCCGAAAGACGACTATCAGTACCGTTTTGCGCCCTACACCCAGCAGCCTAAGGTTCATCTGGTCGGCGAGCACCTGCGGTTGGATGAAGGCGTCATGCTGGTCGACGACGCCACGCTGATCCTGGCGTTGCGGGTAAAGAGTACTTGGCTGGGGCGCTTTATCGACCCGGTGGTCGAGTTGCTGGGAGGGAATCACCCGGACCGGCAAACCTTTGAACGTGGTGTCAACGGCTTGCGCTACCTGAACCTCAGTGGCCAGGCGCATGTCTTGTCGAAAGGTGAGCTGCGTTTGCGCGGGCGTTTCTGCCGATTGCTCGGCGAGCCCGTGCTCTGGGCCTTCGAACAACCGGATTATCACCGTCAGCGGGTGATGGTGATCGCGCCGCACGCCGATGACGCCGAGTTGGCGGCGTATGGTTTGTACAGTCAGGCCGACGAAGCCTGGATTGTGACCCTGACCGCAGGCGAGATTGAAGCCGAGCACTATCAGCAGATGGGTTTGAGCCAAGTTGAAGCGGCGCGGCTCAAGGGCCGTTTGCGAGCCTGGGACAGCATTGCCGTGCCGCGTTGGGCCGGTGTGCCGCAATCCAACTGCGTGCAGTTGGGCTATTTTTGCCTGCAATTGGCGGCCATGCAGGCCGCGCCAACTCAGCCGATGGGGTCGCGCGAAGCGCAGTTGGGCGACACGCGACTGTTCCGCCAGTTGAACCCGTTTACCCTGCCCGGCGATGCCGATGGTGCGCCGACCTGGAACAATTTGTTGGCCGACCTGCGTGAATTGCTGTTGCGAGCACGCCCTGACGTGATCGTACTGCCGCACCCGACCCTCGATCCGCACCCTGATCACATTTGCGCCCAGCAAGCGGTCGTTGAAGCGCTAAGAGGACTGGAGTGGCAGCCGACCTTGCTCGGGTACGCCAACCATCTGCACGACAATGACCGCTGGCCGATGGGCGATGCCGGCCAGGGGGTCGCGCTGCCGCCTGCGTTCGATTCGACGGTGATGATGCAGCCCTGCTGCCTGTCGCTTTCAGTGGAATTGCAGCGTGACAAAGCGATGGCGCTGGGCATGATGCATGACCTGCAACCACCGATGCCGTTCAAGCGTCGTTTGCGTCGGATGATCCAGCGGTTGCTGGCGCGCAGGCAGCCATCTCTTTATGGCGAGAACGAGTTTTTTCGCAAGGCTGTCCGGCGTCATGAGCTTTTGTGGCTTTTGAATTATGGTGAAATACTCCGCCAGGCAGAACTGAAACACAACGCGGCTTAG
- a CDS encoding DUF6625 family protein: protein MTNTCPRILFLIPFFGKWPFWMPFYLESCRRNPNIDWLLFSDCGVPENLPPNVTVEALSFSDYCALVSHRLNIDFQPTAAYKLCDIKPALGHIHADRLQGYDFWAFGDIDLVYGDLRHYFPSDRLAGFDLFSTHERRVAGHLCLMRNTARKREAFKQIKGWQQRFTDQEHHALDEGAFSRIFIWRKNFPKPLFNLLGKFNSWRRSSEFTEAFSTPGGCIKWHDGTDNFPCRWYWRDGFLSNDRDGDRQFPYFHFVCWKRNEWSRLPHPDPAEVKRIAAEPAWVIDATGFHQGEL, encoded by the coding sequence GTGACCAACACGTGCCCGCGTATTCTTTTCCTGATTCCTTTTTTCGGCAAATGGCCGTTCTGGATGCCTTTCTATCTGGAAAGTTGCAGACGCAATCCAAACATCGACTGGCTACTGTTCAGTGACTGTGGCGTCCCCGAGAATCTTCCGCCCAACGTGACCGTCGAGGCCCTGTCATTCAGTGACTATTGCGCCTTGGTGTCCCATCGGTTGAACATCGACTTTCAACCGACTGCCGCCTACAAGCTTTGCGACATCAAGCCAGCCTTGGGCCATATTCATGCCGATCGACTGCAAGGCTATGATTTCTGGGCGTTCGGCGATATCGACCTGGTGTATGGAGACTTGCGCCATTATTTCCCCTCGGACCGGTTGGCTGGTTTTGACCTGTTTTCGACCCATGAACGGCGCGTCGCAGGGCACCTTTGCCTAATGCGTAACACTGCTCGCAAGCGTGAAGCGTTCAAGCAGATCAAGGGTTGGCAACAGCGCTTTACCGATCAGGAACATCACGCGTTGGATGAGGGCGCATTCAGCCGTATCTTCATTTGGCGCAAAAATTTCCCCAAACCGTTGTTTAACCTGTTGGGCAAGTTCAATTCGTGGCGCCGCAGCAGCGAGTTCACTGAGGCCTTTAGCACCCCCGGTGGTTGCATCAAGTGGCATGACGGCACGGACAATTTCCCCTGCCGCTGGTATTGGCGGGACGGTTTTTTGAGTAATGATCGCGATGGCGATCGCCAGTTTCCGTATTTCCACTTCGTTTGCTGGAAGCGCAACGAGTGGTCTCGGTTGCCCCACCCCGACCCTGCCGAGGTCAAGCGCATCGCCGCTGAACCGGCCTGGGTCATCGATGCTACTGGTTTCCACCAGGGAGAGTTATGA
- a CDS encoding glycosyltransferase family 4 protein has protein sequence MSQRSKVLQLQPDYNVKAHDFADLAEQIVKALPSDRYEVTAAFLRGKPGPGEAVSRAGRSVYFEFSDKSLKGMRLRAMWQLYKFCRAEKFDVVICNRFKPVNMMLMLNRWLKVPLCIGISHGFGEYDRFYRRRQTQRLIDRHWRFVGVSPAVKQYLLDCGCGFTDSNTYAITNAIDIEQAEGLQHSRERARELLGIDPSVRLIGALGRLVPVKGHTYLLQAFAALKDKYPNTQLAIIGAGREESRLAAEIERLGLSGRAHLLGFKDIALQYIRAFDIWTMPSLAEGLGLALLEGMSGHLPVIASNVPAMLPLIGGAGGLAITPADVPSLVTALDHYLGLSDDELRAKGEQAYRYLQEQHDIEVFRQEYLNLIDSGLDQARKEQP, from the coding sequence ATGAGTCAGCGGTCAAAGGTGCTGCAGTTGCAGCCTGACTACAACGTAAAAGCCCATGATTTCGCCGACCTTGCCGAGCAAATCGTCAAGGCGTTGCCCAGTGATCGCTATGAAGTGACCGCCGCGTTTTTGCGGGGCAAGCCAGGCCCTGGCGAAGCCGTGAGTCGTGCCGGCCGCTCGGTCTATTTCGAGTTTTCTGACAAGTCGCTCAAGGGCATGCGCCTGCGGGCAATGTGGCAGCTCTATAAGTTCTGCCGTGCAGAAAAATTTGACGTGGTGATCTGCAACCGATTCAAACCGGTGAACATGATGCTCATGCTCAACCGTTGGTTGAAGGTGCCTCTGTGCATTGGCATCTCTCACGGTTTTGGTGAGTACGACCGGTTTTACCGGCGTCGCCAGACCCAGCGCCTGATTGATCGTCACTGGCGCTTCGTCGGCGTATCGCCGGCGGTCAAACAGTACCTGCTGGACTGTGGTTGTGGCTTCACCGACTCAAACACTTACGCAATCACCAATGCCATCGACATCGAACAGGCCGAAGGCTTGCAGCACAGTCGTGAGCGGGCCCGCGAGTTGCTGGGTATCGACCCGTCGGTAAGGTTGATCGGCGCACTGGGGCGGCTGGTGCCGGTCAAGGGTCATACCTATCTGTTGCAGGCCTTTGCCGCACTCAAGGACAAGTACCCGAACACTCAATTGGCGATCATTGGAGCCGGGCGCGAAGAGTCGCGTCTGGCTGCCGAGATCGAACGCCTGGGCCTAAGTGGGCGGGCGCATCTGCTGGGGTTCAAGGACATTGCTTTGCAGTACATCCGTGCGTTCGACATTTGGACCATGCCGTCCCTGGCTGAAGGCTTGGGGCTGGCGCTGCTCGAAGGCATGAGCGGGCACTTGCCGGTGATCGCCTCGAACGTGCCGGCCATGTTGCCGCTGATTGGCGGTGCGGGCGGCTTGGCGATAACACCCGCCGATGTACCAAGCCTGGTAACGGCGCTGGATCATTATCTTGGGCTGTCGGATGACGAACTCCGGGCCAAGGGCGAGCAGGCCTATCGTTATCTGCAGGAGCAGCACGACATCGAAGTCTTCCGCCAGGAATATTTGAACCTGATTGACTCAGGCCTGGACCAAGCCCGCAAGGAACAGCCATGA
- a CDS encoding glycosyltransferase has protein sequence MSDAQPLVTVIIASYNHGPYIEESILSVLNQTYRNIELLVIDDGSSDDSVERINVLQAQYGFDFRVQQNQGLTNTLNGAIARSTGSLVVPFGSDDIMLAERIAIQVAYMNGKPEVGICAGNIELIDAEGNLYPEKRQRRDVPFRRLDFDDMFLERKPYPPAPTLMIRREALEKVGGFDPNIRLEDLLIELKVTRAGYFIDGLNVLMARYRKHATNSYKNHRFMIDNILRSYALFSDHPLYDEVRYKFLSSMFLKTSNRDRTLARELLAQIPFKAWNKKTWRGLGRLYFSPLERD, from the coding sequence ATGAGCGACGCGCAACCCCTCGTCACCGTCATCATCGCTTCGTACAACCATGGTCCCTATATCGAGGAAAGCATTCTCAGCGTCCTCAACCAGACCTATCGGAACATCGAATTACTGGTCATCGATGACGGCTCCAGTGATGACAGTGTCGAGCGCATCAACGTGTTGCAGGCGCAGTACGGGTTTGATTTCCGGGTGCAGCAGAATCAGGGATTGACCAACACCCTCAACGGCGCGATTGCCCGCTCGACGGGCAGCCTGGTCGTACCGTTCGGTTCCGACGACATCATGCTGGCGGAGCGGATTGCCATTCAGGTGGCGTATATGAACGGCAAACCGGAGGTCGGCATCTGCGCGGGCAACATCGAGCTGATCGATGCCGAGGGCAATCTGTACCCTGAGAAGCGGCAGCGCCGCGATGTACCGTTTCGTCGTCTGGACTTCGATGACATGTTTCTTGAGCGCAAGCCCTATCCCCCGGCACCGACCCTGATGATCCGCCGCGAAGCGCTGGAGAAGGTGGGCGGTTTCGACCCGAACATCCGTCTGGAAGATCTGCTGATTGAACTGAAAGTCACCCGCGCCGGTTACTTCATCGACGGCCTGAATGTGCTGATGGCGCGCTATCGCAAACACGCCACCAACTCCTATAAAAACCACCGTTTCATGATCGATAACATCCTGCGCTCCTACGCATTGTTCAGCGACCATCCGCTGTACGACGAGGTGCGTTACAAGTTTCTCAGCTCCATGTTCCTCAAAACCTCCAACCGTGACCGCACGCTGGCTCGCGAACTGTTGGCACAGATTCCGTTCAAGGCCTGGAACAAGAAAACCTGGCGCGGTTTGGGGCGGTTGTATTTTTCGCCATTGGAAAGAGATTGA
- a CDS encoding CatB-related O-acetyltransferase — protein sequence MGWIQRYREKRAKRAIRTLPKIERGAARFKLLYPQYTFGRGSYGVPHVHDWKEGSTLSIGAYCSIAEGVQIFLGGHHRDDWVTTFPFPAMVAQASHIGGYSGTNGNVVIGNDVWLCSNSTLLSGVTVGDGAIVAAGSLVTRDVEPYAVVGGNPARFLRWRFPEEQRLLLRQSAWWDWPEAELYGLADKLCSDDIDGFITYARQRQG from the coding sequence ATGGGTTGGATTCAACGGTATCGGGAAAAACGCGCTAAACGGGCGATTCGCACGTTGCCGAAAATCGAGCGCGGGGCGGCGCGTTTCAAACTGTTATATCCGCAGTACACCTTCGGCCGTGGCAGTTATGGCGTACCGCACGTCCATGACTGGAAGGAGGGTTCGACGCTGAGCATCGGCGCGTACTGTTCGATCGCTGAAGGCGTGCAGATCTTTCTCGGTGGGCATCACCGTGATGACTGGGTGACCACTTTTCCATTCCCCGCGATGGTTGCTCAGGCCTCGCACATCGGTGGTTACAGCGGCACCAACGGCAATGTAGTGATTGGCAACGATGTGTGGCTCTGCTCCAACAGCACCCTGTTGTCGGGCGTAACGGTGGGGGATGGCGCAATCGTTGCCGCAGGGTCGCTGGTGACTCGCGATGTCGAGCCCTACGCAGTGGTAGGCGGTAATCCCGCGCGCTTCCTGCGTTGGCGCTTTCCGGAAGAGCAGCGATTGCTGCTCCGTCAGAGCGCCTGGTGGGACTGGCCAGAGGCTGAGTTGTATGGCTTGGCCGACAAACTGTGCAGCGATGATATCGACGGCTTTATCACGTATGCCCGACAGCGGCAGGGCTAA
- a CDS encoding acyltransferase has protein sequence MSETNPLIALVAYLLAIVTAALLLRAVPKIARHLKHSGESRYASIDGLRGYLAFGVFVHHSIITWIFLRTGVIDFPPSNFYAQLGQGSVALFFMITGFLFWSRLLTQRRDHDWLAFAVSRLFRLYPLYLPLMLIVFLSVFQLQNWELKEPGLRIIGQFLGWLTFERPDVNLYPRTGLLISNVTWTLIYEVFFYLALPLAACVFIYRRHWLQVVLCLIGIYALYQLMGWDHSLKKHFLASFLGGIAAAYWVRRPLLVAWGQTKWAGVIALLALVIAFTAFNRAFDLIPLLLLSGFFVIVASGNNLFGALKPPSIRWLGEISYSTYLLHGFLLWLLVQRLPHLLPIDTRETWTFLPLMALCACLLIIVSSLTFLYIEKPGINAGKKTLLWIRQRRINQKNLSGKIAQ, from the coding sequence ATGAGCGAAACCAATCCGCTTATTGCGCTGGTCGCGTACCTGCTGGCCATCGTCACCGCTGCGCTGCTATTGCGCGCCGTTCCGAAAATCGCCCGACACCTGAAACATTCCGGTGAAAGCCGCTATGCCAGCATCGATGGCCTGCGCGGCTATCTGGCCTTCGGCGTATTCGTGCATCACTCGATCATTACCTGGATCTTTTTACGCACCGGTGTCATCGATTTCCCTCCGAGTAATTTCTACGCCCAACTCGGTCAGGGCAGCGTTGCCCTGTTTTTCATGATCACTGGCTTTTTGTTCTGGAGCCGGTTGCTGACCCAGCGCCGTGATCACGACTGGCTGGCATTCGCGGTATCGCGCCTGTTTCGTCTCTACCCGCTGTATTTGCCACTGATGCTGATCGTGTTTTTGTCCGTATTCCAACTGCAAAACTGGGAACTCAAGGAGCCTGGCCTCCGCATTATTGGGCAGTTTTTAGGCTGGCTGACGTTCGAGCGGCCTGACGTCAACCTGTATCCGCGCACCGGCCTGCTGATCTCCAACGTTACCTGGACACTGATTTACGAGGTGTTTTTCTATCTGGCGCTGCCCCTGGCCGCGTGCGTGTTCATTTATCGCCGCCATTGGCTGCAAGTCGTGCTCTGCCTGATCGGCATCTACGCTCTGTACCAGTTGATGGGCTGGGACCACTCGTTGAAAAAACACTTCCTGGCCAGTTTCCTCGGCGGCATCGCGGCGGCGTACTGGGTTCGTCGCCCACTACTTGTAGCGTGGGGCCAGACGAAGTGGGCCGGGGTCATCGCCTTGCTGGCGCTGGTCATTGCGTTTACCGCCTTCAACCGTGCGTTCGACCTGATACCGCTGCTGCTACTTTCGGGGTTTTTCGTCATCGTGGCATCAGGCAATAACCTGTTCGGAGCCCTGAAGCCGCCGAGCATTCGCTGGCTCGGCGAAATCAGCTACAGCACCTACCTGCTGCACGGCTTCCTGCTTTGGCTGCTGGTGCAGCGCTTGCCCCATTTGTTGCCGATCGATACCCGCGAAACCTGGACATTCCTGCCCTTGATGGCGTTATGCGCCTGCCTGCTGATCATCGTCAGCAGCCTGACATTTCTCTACATCGAGAAGCCGGGTATCAACGCAGGCAAGAAAACGCTGCTGTGGATACGTCAAAGAAGGATCAATCAAAAAAATCTGTCGGGGAAAATCGCGCAATAA
- a CDS encoding O-antigen ligase family protein: protein MQLSGLNSASNRTFDFICLWILPLGYFVLLCALFFLPGRSLHHKLFYGLFSIPSLIALCLHPREIKVLLREPVVIALLLFVVWAMLSLAWGPPDEEGALNQFKPALHTLLLFVGSYLLVRYRGEIVQPLLFSAAIVGLIASVYNLLMFDHVYQPGLRLIGGGAFDNPLLSSHVFGFFCTYWLSLSMTCKRRKILWLSIPAVMIMFTAVIATGSRTPLVALTMAALWLSFTCWNRRSLVLLGSLFVGGAAIAVVFSHMIIERGDSYRFEIWQLVLQQIADHPWIGHGFNADLHLDPGIGYTLQEPHSFALGVLYYVGIFGLIPWLFFQAWALLSSWRHRLQPLFIMASTWLVFGIGAGLTEGGGILSRPKEHWFLLWIPLALIAALTIKQRAARSQAMPIKILTPNAVQQMTANAQVIEEDGLGPKVLRLNDGTFLKLFRRRRWYTSGRFNPYSERFAANSEQLRAQGIPTPQILDLYRLQDGSSAVHYSPLPGHTLRQVLQGITAPAVRQALVERFGKFIAQLHEQGVYFRSLHLGNVLVLSDGEFGLIDLADLHIYPSPLSLSLRQRNLRHMQRYTEDRRWLFEEHFEALLQGYAVMASKSAVNNLHRQVLAASHTAQAHG from the coding sequence ATGCAACTCAGCGGTCTCAACAGTGCCTCCAATCGAACCTTCGATTTCATTTGTCTGTGGATTCTTCCACTCGGCTATTTCGTGCTTCTGTGCGCCCTGTTCTTTCTGCCGGGACGCAGCCTTCACCACAAACTGTTTTATGGCCTTTTCAGCATTCCATCGCTGATCGCCCTGTGCCTGCACCCGCGCGAGATCAAGGTGTTGCTGCGCGAGCCGGTAGTGATAGCGCTGCTGCTGTTCGTCGTCTGGGCCATGCTGAGCTTGGCTTGGGGGCCACCCGATGAAGAGGGCGCGCTCAACCAGTTCAAGCCGGCATTGCACACGTTGCTGCTGTTCGTCGGGTCCTACCTGCTGGTGCGCTATCGCGGCGAAATCGTCCAGCCCTTGCTGTTCAGCGCCGCGATCGTCGGGCTGATTGCGTCGGTCTACAACCTGCTGATGTTCGACCATGTCTATCAGCCGGGCCTGCGCTTGATCGGCGGCGGCGCGTTTGACAACCCACTGCTCAGCTCCCACGTCTTTGGCTTTTTCTGTACTTACTGGCTGAGCCTAAGCATGACCTGCAAACGTCGAAAAATACTCTGGCTCAGTATTCCGGCGGTGATGATCATGTTTACGGCGGTGATCGCCACCGGCTCCAGAACCCCTCTGGTCGCCCTGACGATGGCGGCACTATGGCTGAGCTTCACTTGCTGGAACCGACGCTCGCTGGTGCTGCTGGGCAGCTTGTTTGTCGGTGGCGCCGCGATCGCCGTGGTGTTTTCACACATGATCATCGAACGCGGTGATTCTTATCGCTTTGAAATCTGGCAACTGGTCTTGCAGCAAATTGCCGATCACCCGTGGATTGGTCATGGCTTCAACGCGGACCTGCACCTCGATCCCGGCATCGGCTATACCCTGCAGGAGCCTCACAGCTTCGCTCTGGGCGTGCTCTATTACGTGGGTATTTTCGGCCTGATCCCCTGGCTGTTTTTTCAAGCCTGGGCCCTGCTTAGCAGTTGGCGCCATCGTCTGCAACCACTCTTTATCATGGCATCGACCTGGCTGGTATTTGGTATCGGCGCAGGCCTGACCGAAGGTGGCGGTATCCTCTCACGGCCCAAGGAGCACTGGTTCCTGCTGTGGATTCCTCTGGCCCTGATTGCCGCGCTGACCATCAAGCAACGCGCCGCCCGCTCGCAGGCCATGCCGATCAAAATATTGACGCCTAACGCTGTGCAGCAGATGACGGCCAATGCTCAAGTGATTGAAGAGGATGGCCTGGGGCCCAAGGTCCTGCGCCTGAACGACGGTACTTTTCTCAAGCTGTTCCGCCGCCGCCGCTGGTACACCTCAGGCCGCTTCAACCCCTACTCGGAGCGCTTTGCCGCGAACAGCGAGCAGTTGCGCGCGCAAGGCATTCCGACACCGCAAATTCTTGACCTTTACCGTCTTCAAGACGGCAGCAGCGCCGTGCATTACTCACCGCTGCCAGGCCACACCCTGCGCCAGGTTCTGCAAGGCATTACCGCTCCGGCAGTGCGTCAGGCGCTGGTAGAACGTTTCGGCAAGTTCATCGCGCAACTGCATGAGCAAGGCGTTTACTTCCGCTCCTTGCACCTGGGTAACGTACTGGTACTGAGCGATGGCGAGTTCGGCCTGATTGATCTCGCCGACCTGCACATCTACCCATCGCCCTTGAGCTTGTCCCTGCGCCAACGCAATCTGCGCCATATGCAACGCTACACAGAGGACCGACGCTGGCTGTTCGAAGAACATTTTGAAGCGCTGCTCCAGGGCTATGCCGTCATGGCGTCAAAATCCGCAGTCAACAATTTGCACAGGCAAGTACTGGCCGCCAGTCATACGGCTCAGGCACACGGATGA
- the msbA gene encoding lipid A export permease/ATP-binding protein MsbA — MTDSSLSASPSSLKIYFRLLGYVRPYISLFLISIVGFLIFASTQPMLGYILKYFVDGLSNPEAVLFPTVPYLRDLQLLQAVPLLIVLIAAWQGLGSYLGNYFLAKVSLGLVHDLRVQLFNNLLVLPNRYFDKHNSGHLISRITFNVTMVTGAATDAIKVVIREGMTVIFLFASLLFMNWQLTLVMIAILPLIAIMVRTASKKFRKQSKKIQAAMGDVTHVASETIQGYRVVRSFGGELYEEKRFFEASQGNTDKQLRMTRTGAIYTPLLQLVIYTAMAVLMFLVLYLRGDASAGDMIAYITLAGLLPKPIRQLSEVSSTIQKGVAGAESIFEQLDVPPEVDTGTIERDAVSGRLDVRNLSFTYPDTDRKVLDDISFSVEPGQMVALVGRSGSGKSTLANLIPRFYHHDKGEILIDGVEVEHYKLLNLRKHIAQVTQHVTLFSDTVANNIAYGDLAGAPREDIEKAAKDAYAMDFIAQLPDGLDTQVGENGVLLSGGQRQRLAIARALLKNAPLLILDEATSALDTESERHIQAALDQVMSGRTTLVIAHRLSTIEKADLILVMDQGRIVERGTHSELLSQNGYYARLNAMGIDAPAAGLA, encoded by the coding sequence ATGACCGACTCCAGTCTCTCCGCAAGCCCCTCGAGCTTGAAAATCTACTTCCGTTTGCTCGGCTATGTCCGGCCGTATATCAGTCTGTTCCTGATAAGCATTGTCGGCTTTCTGATTTTTGCCTCGACGCAGCCAATGCTCGGCTACATCCTCAAGTACTTTGTCGATGGGCTTTCCAACCCTGAGGCCGTGCTGTTTCCGACGGTGCCTTACCTGCGAGACTTGCAGCTTCTGCAGGCGGTGCCGCTGCTGATCGTGTTGATCGCAGCATGGCAGGGGCTGGGATCTTATCTGGGCAACTACTTCCTGGCCAAGGTTTCCCTTGGGCTCGTTCATGACCTGCGGGTGCAACTGTTCAATAATCTGTTGGTTTTGCCCAATCGGTACTTCGATAAGCATAACTCGGGTCATCTGATTTCACGTATCACCTTCAACGTGACCATGGTCACGGGGGCGGCCACCGATGCGATCAAAGTCGTCATCCGTGAAGGCATGACGGTGATCTTCCTCTTCGCTTCGCTGTTGTTCATGAACTGGCAGCTGACGCTGGTCATGATTGCGATCCTGCCGTTGATCGCCATCATGGTGCGCACCGCGAGCAAGAAATTCCGCAAACAAAGCAAAAAGATCCAGGCGGCCATGGGTGATGTGACTCATGTGGCGTCGGAAACCATTCAGGGCTACCGCGTGGTGCGCAGCTTCGGTGGCGAACTCTACGAAGAGAAGCGCTTCTTCGAGGCCAGCCAAGGCAACACCGACAAGCAACTGCGCATGACCCGAACCGGGGCTATCTACACGCCGCTGCTGCAACTGGTGATCTACACCGCCATGGCAGTGTTGATGTTTCTGGTGCTGTACCTGCGTGGTGACGCTTCCGCGGGTGACATGATTGCCTACATTACGTTGGCCGGTCTGCTACCTAAGCCGATCCGTCAACTCTCAGAAGTCAGCTCGACCATCCAGAAAGGTGTGGCCGGTGCCGAGAGTATTTTCGAGCAGTTGGACGTCCCGCCAGAAGTCGATACCGGCACCATCGAACGTGATGCGGTCAGCGGTCGTCTGGACGTGCGCAATCTGAGCTTCACCTACCCGGACACTGATCGTAAGGTGCTCGACGACATCAGCTTCTCGGTCGAACCAGGACAAATGGTTGCGCTGGTGGGGCGCTCGGGCAGTGGCAAATCGACCCTGGCCAACCTGATTCCGCGTTTCTATCACCACGATAAGGGCGAAATCCTTATCGATGGCGTTGAGGTGGAGCATTACAAACTGCTCAACCTGCGTAAGCACATCGCCCAAGTGACCCAGCATGTGACACTGTTCAGCGATACGGTGGCCAACAATATCGCCTATGGCGATTTGGCCGGCGCGCCTCGTGAAGACATCGAGAAAGCGGCAAAAGACGCTTATGCGATGGACTTCATCGCGCAGTTGCCAGACGGCCTGGATACGCAGGTTGGTGAGAATGGCGTATTGCTTTCCGGCGGTCAGCGTCAGCGTTTGGCGATTGCCCGGGCACTGCTGAAAAATGCACCGTTGCTGATCCTCGACGAGGCCACCTCTGCTCTTGACACTGAGTCCGAGCGCCACATTCAGGCGGCATTGGATCAGGTTATGAGTGGTCGCACGACCCTGGTGATCGCGCACCGATTGTCCACCATCGAGAAGGCAGACCTGATTCTGGTGATGGATCAGGGCCGAATTGTTGAACGTGGTACACATTCTGAGCTTCTTTCGCAGAACGGTTATTACGCTCGTTTGAACGCCATGGGCATTGATGCTCCGGCTGCAGGCCTTGCCTGA
- a CDS encoding sulfotransferase family 2 domain-containing protein, whose translation MLQRYLWKLLPKSQRAFLLDRLSVVDRQAVNKSLSANVRFAQAFKQHECLFIHVPKCAGSSVCEALFDGWRPGHLPLYWYEHQFPEQYAASFKFAFVRDPLERAYSAYAFLRSNKLGSRDQAAQKLVSHYRDFDDFVARWLHPETIHRQLHFAAQTDFLTDSLGHLALDFMGYHEHLERDFAHVCEQLRHPVVLPHINSSQHRHAELARDFCTVRTRRLVRRVYQRDYEMLGYE comes from the coding sequence ATGTTGCAACGTTATCTATGGAAGCTTTTGCCCAAGTCGCAGCGTGCTTTTCTGCTCGATCGCCTATCGGTCGTGGATCGGCAGGCGGTCAACAAGTCGCTGTCTGCCAACGTGCGCTTTGCGCAGGCATTCAAGCAGCATGAGTGCCTGTTCATTCATGTCCCCAAATGTGCCGGGAGCAGCGTATGCGAAGCCCTGTTCGATGGCTGGCGGCCTGGGCATCTCCCGTTGTATTGGTACGAGCACCAATTTCCCGAGCAATATGCAGCGAGCTTCAAGTTCGCCTTTGTTCGCGACCCCCTCGAAAGGGCCTACTCGGCTTACGCGTTCCTGCGAAGTAACAAGCTGGGCTCTCGCGATCAAGCGGCGCAGAAATTGGTCAGTCACTACCGTGATTTTGACGATTTCGTTGCTCGCTGGCTGCACCCCGAGACCATCCACCGACAACTGCATTTCGCAGCGCAAACGGACTTTCTCACCGATTCGCTTGGGCATCTTGCCCTGGACTTCATGGGTTATCACGAGCATCTGGAGCGCGACTTTGCGCATGTCTGCGAGCAGTTGAGGCACCCTGTGGTACTGCCTCATATCAACAGCTCACAGCATCGTCACGCTGAGCTTGCCCGTGATTTCTGTACGGTTCGGACCCGCCGCCTGGTTAGGCGGGTGTATCAACGTGACTACGAGATGCTTGGTTATGAATAA